The Pseudomonas sp. FP2309 genome has a window encoding:
- a CDS encoding molybdenum cofactor biosynthesis F family protein — protein sequence MTTSSDWITVGALADGFAPDAFILPNLADLNGKAFTLHFANGWQIEHRFDTEQLHWHAADGHSSGSAVYRATSVRPGLYLVDFIKHEAGQAWSISLVLDTTTSSFTAVIGRMPDREHTEQGLYSRALAGKALTSVEVDFLHGSLDQAWQPGLCPHAPTQELTGLRNLYRYSPSEVYEHIYLNDQFYAWQCLKGVEQGLCDTDRCHYYKIADQLYLFVWREKIIPTLGLVLIDLQQHRSDGKIFGYAGASFDELSNFPVSSYCQVLNRTEYPDA from the coding sequence ATGACTACCTCATCCGACTGGATCACCGTAGGCGCCCTCGCCGATGGTTTTGCCCCCGACGCGTTTATCCTGCCCAACCTTGCCGACCTCAACGGCAAGGCCTTCACCCTGCACTTCGCCAACGGCTGGCAGATCGAGCATCGCTTCGACACCGAACAGTTGCACTGGCACGCCGCCGACGGCCACTCCAGCGGCTCGGCCGTCTACCGCGCCACCTCGGTACGCCCGGGCCTGTACCTGGTTGATTTCATCAAGCATGAAGCCGGCCAGGCGTGGTCGATCAGCCTGGTGCTGGACACCACCACGTCGTCGTTCACCGCCGTGATCGGGCGCATGCCGGACCGCGAACATACCGAGCAAGGACTCTACAGCCGCGCCCTGGCCGGCAAGGCCCTGACCTCGGTAGAAGTAGATTTCCTGCACGGCAGCCTCGATCAAGCCTGGCAGCCCGGCCTATGCCCGCACGCGCCCACCCAGGAACTGACCGGCCTGCGCAACCTGTATCGCTACAGCCCCAGCGAAGTCTACGAGCACATCTACCTGAACGATCAGTTCTATGCCTGGCAGTGCCTCAAAGGCGTGGAGCAGGGCCTGTGCGATACCGATCGCTGCCACTACTACAAGATCGCCGATCAGCTGTACCTGTTTGTCTGGCGCGAAAAGATCATCCCGACCCTAGGCCTGGTGCTGATCGACCTGCAACAGCACCGCAGCGACGGCAAGATCTTCGGCTATGCCGGTGCGTCGTTCGATGAGCTGTCGAACTTTCCGGTCAGTTCCTACTGCCAAGTGCTCAACCGCACGGAGTATCCCGATGCCTGA